A single Drechmeria coniospora strain ARSEF 6962 chromosome 03, whole genome shotgun sequence DNA region contains:
- a CDS encoding hypothetical protein (related to SIS2 protein) has product MPGTQADGGQTSAADEVSLARSDGKAHLLLAASGSVATIKIVQIIEGLGRHENLSIRLVLTRSAEHFLGGQSPEQPTLASIRGMANVDGVYTDAAEWTRPWTRGAAILHIEMRRWADVMMICPLSANTMAKMVAGLCDSLLLSIVRAWDVDGSVDGRRKKIVVAAAMNTAMYRNPVTGQQLRTLEEDWGGEGGWVEVLRPVSKRLACNDVGEGAMVGWETIVAVAEAKLGLAAKEAGG; this is encoded by the coding sequence atgccgggcACGCAGGCGGACGGCGGCCAGACGAGcgcggcggacgaggtctcgctcgctcgctccgACGGCAAGGCCCATCTGCTGCTCGCAGCCTCGGGCTCGGTGGCGACGATCAAGATTGTGCAGATCATCGAGGGCCTCGGGCGGCACGAGAATCTCTCGATCCGACTGGTGCTGACACGCTCGGCCGAGCACTTTCTCGGCGGCCAGTCGCCGGAGCAGCCGACGCTCGCCTCGATCCGCGGCATggccaacgtcgacggcgtgtaCACGGACGCCGCCGAGTGGACGCGGCCGTGGACGAGGGGCGCGGCCATCCTGCACATTGAGATGCGGCGGTGGGCCGACGTCATGATGATCTGCCCGCTGAGCGCCAACACCATGGCGAAGATGGTGGCGGGGCTCTGCGACTCGCTGCTGCTGTCGATTGTGCGCGCGTGGGACGTCGACGGGTCGGTCGACGGCAGGAGGAAGAAGATTgtcgtggcggcggccatgaacACGGCCATGTACAGGAACCCCGTGACGGGCCAGCAGCTGCGgacgctcgaggaggactggggcggcgagggcggctgGGTCGAGGTGCTGCGGCCCGTGTCCAAGAGGCTCGCGTGcaacgacgtcggcgagggggCCATGGTCGGGTGGGAGACGAttgtggccgtcgccgaggccaagctcGGTCTCGCGGCCAAGGAAGCAGGCGGatga
- a CDS encoding polyketide synthase produces the protein MTTTSDSPLHPLAGPAVLLFGPLALSFDSAQLSHVRKAVARTPGNEWMAETISQLPLLWAQITSALPTLQSETGRRELEDLADAFSTGRPLHTPYPLPNKLLIPLVVLSHLTQYAEFLTRTTAETDGRVDLFATSRNGRETLGLCTGLLSAFAASSASNKNDFEVYGAVAIRLAVLVGMVVDERDTDTASELPVAASLSVAWNSCHSREDIVETVREFPHTYISVDYDVNRATITGEPAALAELHRRLRAAGVTSSEIGLRGRFHADSHRLLMPSLLRFCDDNPEFQFPDASAVPLPTRSNNQGDLLAHGALHRHALESILTDPPRWHQSFSCMRRERLADEEMLLISIGSERCVPPSQLPSLGRQLVHLADADIATASMAKHHRTISENDIAVVGMSCKVAGADDLEEFWDLLCAAKSQHREVPKERIKFETPFRDTDPKRKWFANLVDGPDKFDHKFFKKSPRESATMDPQQRLLLQIAYQAVEHSGYFNSADPDRRVGCFIGLCASDYECNMACHPPNAFSATGNLQGFVAGKVSHHFGWTGPGLTIDTACSSSAVAVHQACRAIIGGECNAALAGGTHVMTSPLWFQNLAGASFLSTTGQCKPFDAKADGYCRGEGVGAVFLKRLSDAVADGDPILGVVAATAVQQNQNCTPIFVPNVPSLSDLFRVVAKDARLRPDQISVVEAHGTGTAVGDPAEYDSIRQVFGGAIRRKPLLVSSVKGLVGHIECTSGIISMIKVLLMINKGLVPRQASFTSINPAIGAVEADRMTVPTSTKAWETGFRAALVNNYGASGSNASIILTESPLARVKPTAGHLPAAATPPKHPIWLAGFDERCLQRYAKALGKFMERDAGPGEDRSLANIAFNLARQSNRGLDRSLMLNVHSVGDLMQKLEKIRSGHDSVASAARPAARPVVLCFGGQISTYVGLDRHLYESVAVLRRHLDTVDAVTRSLGHGSIYPSIFERQPIQSIVKLQTILFAMQYACARSWMDSGLRPSAVMGHSFGELTALCVSQVLSLEDSLRLVVGRATIIQDAWGSEKGAMMAVEADIADVEKLLADANQEEGGQGAVTIACYNGPKSFTLAGPDSAIDGVAAAMNKMPNTTPIRAKKLNVTNAFHSVLVEPLMERLEDCARDLTFREPVIPMERATESPWQGKFTPRFVADHLRQPVFFNHAVQRLARRLPSAVFLEAGSCSTITSMASRALGNPGDSHFQPINITSDNGWNNLADSTLNLWKSGLSVHFWAHQAAQTPTYTPLFLPPYQFDKTSHWLDLKVPAKGTVSTAAAANEGDVEKLPETLLTFLGHQGDNHRLARFRINTGIRQYDKFVAGHIVARTAPICPSIVQLNLVMESVRTLRPELRDQTLEPQVHVVENLAPLCVNPARQVVVEIEELARGAVLSWDFRVLSTEASKQGGQAVVHTTGKINFCAADDVTVKLEIARLERLVSHRRYEEMMHSGDVDEILSHRNLYGIFSDTVEYSDEYRGLQKLVCQGNQSAGYVTRNRCPSGVDDAFSTEAICQVGGIWVNCMTGQAAEDMFLANGIERWIRSPTPPTSNGKPEMTVHVLATHHQLSEKGFMTDIFIYDAETKSLVEAILGISFVKVARATMRKLLARLTPGVVSNRPEHAPCSSLAAIAEVDSQAAVESAAQPSPSARPASSPRAAKQSTARPDVGPKVKAILADLSGLELHEIRDDSGLADLGIDSLMGMEMAHEIEAAFKITLPETELMEVMDMPSLISCVKRALGAAAGSSEDTVSLASSEEAESSDDRSDDHSSVVSSDNHTEISTPQQESDSEYGELKLSLDVVMEAFNETKALTDERIVEYGQTGYVDTVMPLQTKMCIALTLEALEELGVPLRDAEAGQKFPRISHASEHGRLVEYLYHMLDEEAQLIIVDENVITRTAVSYPPQSSKEVLEELLERFPDQDTANKLTFYTGSHLAQVLRGKTDGIKLVFGNAHGRELVSGLYGEWPLNRMFYKQMEDFLGRLAARLNGADGPLKILEMGAGTGGTTRWLVPLLASLEVPVEYTFTDLAPSFVAAARKKFGKSYPFMKFRTHDIEKAPERDLEGTQHVVIASNAVHATHSLRGSAGNMHKLLRPDGFLLMLEMTDRMYWVDLIFGLFEGWWFFDDGRTHAVAGQERWREDLQSVGYGQVDWTDGQRAENRVEKLIIAMASGPRWESIPTPSDRPRLSADLAARQAVVDRYVRQLTDGFADALMGGASGGSPDRDKGGMCVVVTGATGSLGSHIVANLAGRSDVARIICLNRRGKLDPRERQMRSLAQKGIVLGRQGLEKLRVLETDMSEANLGLTGADYDAVVSDATHIIHNAWLMNAKWPLKRFEPQLRMMGRLLEAAGRASGRRPPGQRVTFLFVSSIATVGHWPLRTGQARVPEERMTIESVLPTGYGDAKHICERMLDETLHRHPDRFRATAVRPGQVAGSSTSGYWNTMEHLAFLLKSSQTLQALPKLEGLLSWTPVDTVAGTIVDLATLPEAMTLHASYHVDNPVRQRWQKTLPVLAEALRIPGGNVIALDDWVRRVRKHGRQAGGPEGDNPALLLVEFLEDNFVRMSCGGLLLDTTKARAHSKTLAECGPVGEGVIRRYVESWRRMGFVR, from the exons ATGACCACGACGTCCGACTCTCCCCTTCACCCCCTCGCCGGGCCGGCCGTCCTCTTGTTCGGCCCCCTCGCCCTGTCATTCGACTCTGCCCAACTCTCCCACGTCCGCAAGGCGGTGGCCAGGACCCCCGGGAACGAGTGGATGGCCGAGACGATATCGCAGCTGCCGCTCCTTTGGGCCCAAATCACATCGGCGCTTCCGACCCTCCAATCCGAGACGGGACGGAGAGAACTCGAGGATCTCGCCGATGCTTTCTCGACCGGACGACCCCTTCACACACCCTACCCCCTTCCCAACAAGCTGCTCATACCACTCGTCGTCCTATCTCATTTGACCCAGTATGCCGAGTTCCTGACCcgcacgacggccgagacggacggccgAGTAGACCTGTTCGCGACGTCGAGAAACGGCAGGGAAACCCTCGGACTCTGCACGGGGCTTCTGAGTGCCTTTGCCGCTTCGAGTGCCAGCAACAAGAATGACTTTGAGGTctacggcgccgtcgccatccggctcgccgtgctcgtcggaATGGTCGTCGATGAGCGGGACACAGACACCGCCTCGGAGCTACCGGTTGCAGCATCGCTGAGCGTTGCTTGGAATTCCTGTCACAGTCGAGAAGACATTGTCGAAACCGTGCGAGAGTTTCCCCAC ACATATATATCCGTCGACTATGACGTGAACCGCGCGACCATCACCGGGGAGCCGGCCGCGCTCGCAGAGCTGCACCGTCGACTGAGAGCCGCTGGAGTCACCTCGTCGGAGATTGGTCTTCGCGGTCGTTTCCACGCCGACTCCCACCGTCTATTGATGCCCTCGCTGCTTCGGTTTTGCGATGATAACCCCGAGTTTCAGTTTCCCGACGCGTCGGCCGTACCTTTGCCAACCCGCTCAAACAATCAGGGAGACCTGCTTGCTCACGGAGCTCTGCATCGCCACGCGCTCGAGTCCATCCTGACCGACCCTCCCCGGTGGCACCAGTCCTTCTCATGCATGCGCCGGGAacgtctcgccgacgaggagatgcTTCTCATCTCCATCGGATCGGAGCGATGCGTGCCGCCTTCGCAGTTGCCGtccctcggccggcagctTGTTcatctcgccgacgccgacatcgCAACGGCATCGATGGCAAAGCACCACCGAACCATCTCGGAGAATGacattgccgtcgtcggaatGTCATGCAAAgtggccggcgccgatgatCTCGAAGAGTTCTGGGACCTCCTGTGCGCCGCCAAATCGCAGCACAGAGAGGTGCCCAAGGAGCGCATCAAGTTTGAGACGCCCTTCCGAGACACCGATCCGAAGCGGAAATGGTTCGCGAACCTCGTGGATGGGCCCGACAAGTTTGACCACAAGTTCTTCAAGAAGAGCCCACGTGAGAGCGCCACCATGGACCCCCAGCAGCGGTTGCTCCTCCAGATAGCCTaccaggccgtcgagcatTCGGGCTACTTCAACTCGGCCGATCCGGACAGGCGTGTTGGATGCTTCATCGGCTTGTGCGCCTCCGACTACGAATGCAACATGGCCTGCCACCCACCCAACGCCttctcggcgacgggcaaCCTGCaaggcttcgtcgccggcaaggtCAGCCATCACTTCGGATGGACAGGTCCCGGTCTCACCATCGACaccgcctgctcctcctcggccgtcgccgtgcatCAAGCGTGCcgcgccatcatcggcggcgaatgcaacgccgctctcgccggcggcacccaCGTCATGACGAGCCCCTTGTGGTTTCAgaacctcgccggcgcctcctTTCTCAGCACCACCGGCCAGTGCAAGCCTTTCGATGCCAAGGCCGACGGGTACTGCCgtggcgagggcgtcggagCCGTCTTCCTCAAGAGACTCTCGGATGCCGTGGCCGATGGGGACCCgatcctcggcgtcgtggcaGCCACGGCCGTCCAGCAGAACCAGAACTGCACCCCCATATTCGTACCCAACGTCCCGTCGCTTTCGGATCTcttccgcgtcgtcgccaaggaCGCCAGGCTTCGACCCGACCAgatctccgtcgtcgaggcccacGGCACGGGGACGGCCGTGGGAGACCCGGCCGAGTACGACAGCATTCGACAGGTGTTTGGGGGGGCCATCCGCCGGAAGCCGCTGCTGGTCAGCTCCGTCAAGGGTCTCGTCGGCCACATTGAATGCACGTCGGGCATCATCTCCATGATCAAGGTGCTGCTGATGATCAACAAGGGGCTCGTGCCGCGGCAGGCTAGCTTCACCAGCATCAACCCTGCCattggcgccgtcgaggcggatAGAATGACcgtgccgacgagcacgaaGGCGTGGGAGACCGGCTTCAGGGCTGCCTTGGTCAACAACTACGGCGCGTCCGGGTCCAACGCGTCCATCATCCTCACGGAGTCACCGCTCGCCCGCGTCAAACCCACCGCCGGGCATCTTCCGGCGGCAGCCACTCCCCCGAAGCATCCCATCTGGCTCGCCGGGTTCGATGAACGCTGCCTTCAGCGGTACGCCAAAGCCCTTGGCAAATTCATGGAGCGAGATGCCGGGCCCGGGGAGGATCGCAGCTTGGCCAACATTGCCTTCAACCTCGCTCGCCAGAGCAACAGGGGGCTGGATCGAAGCCTCATGCTCAACGTGCACTCCGTGGGGGACCTGATGCAGAAGCTCGAAAAAATCCGCAGCGGCCACGACTcggtcgcctcggccgcgaggccTGCCGCGAGGCCGGTGGTCCTCTGTTTCGGCGGCCAAATCTCGACGTATGTCGGATTGGACCGCCATCTGTACGAGTCTGTGGCTGTTCTCCGGAGGCACCTCGACACCGTTGACGCCGTGACACGCTCGCTGGGGCATGGAAGCATATATCCGAGCATTTTCGAACGGCAGCCCATCCAGAGCATCGTCAAGCTTCAGACGATTCTCTTTGCCATGCAGTACGCCTGCGCTCGGAGCTGGATGGATTCTGGCCTGCGACCCAGCGCCGTCATGGGGCACAGCTTCGGCGAGCTCACGGCGCTGTGCGTCTCTCAGGTCCTGTCGTTGGAAGATTCGCTgaggctcgtcgtcggccgcgcgaCCATCATACAGGATGCTTGGGGATCCGAAAAGGGAgccatgatggccgtcgaggccgacattGCCGACGTGGAAaagctcctcgccgacgccaaccaagaggaaggcggccaaggggcCGTGACGATTGCCTGCTACAACGGTCCCAAGAGCTTCACCCTTGCCGGTCCCGActccgccatcgacggcgtggCGGCCGCCATGAACAAGATGCCAAACACCACGCCCATCCGGGCCAAGAAGCTCAACGTGACGAATGCCTTTCACTCGGTCCTCGTGGAGCCCCTGATGGAGCGTCTCGAGGATTGCGCCCGCGACCTGACGTTCCGCGAGCCCGTCATCCCCATGGAGCGTGCCACCGAGTCACCGTGGCAGGGAAAGTTTACGCCCAggttcgtcgccgaccacCTGCGCCAACCCGTCTTTTTCAACCATGCCGTCCAGAGGCTGGCGAGAAGattgccgtcggccgtgttCCTCGAAGCCGGCTCCTGTTCCACCATCACCTCGATGGCCAGCAGGGCGCTCGGAAACCCCGGCGACTCCCATTTCCAGCCCATCAACATCACGAGCGATAACGGCTGGAACAATTTGGCCGATTCCACGTTGAACCTGTGGAAGTCTGGGTTGAGCGTGCACTTTTGGGCTCATCAGGCCGCCCAAACGCCCACGTACACGCCGCTGTTTCTTCCGCCGTATCAGTTCGACAAGACGAGCCACTGGCTCGATCTAAAAGTACCGGCAAAAGGGACAGTttcgacggcagcagcagcaaacGAGGGCGACGTGGAGAAGTTGCCCGAGACTCTACTGACCTTCCTTGGCCATCAGGGGGACAATCATCGGCTTGCGAGGTTCAGGATCAACACCGGTATTCGCCAGTATGACAAGTTTGTGGCCGGCCACATCGTCGCTCGCACAGCACCGATATGTCCCTCCATTGTGCAGTTGAACTTGGTCATGGAGTCGGTTCGAACCCTTCGTCCAGAATTGCGTGACCAGACACTGGAGCCGCAGGTTCATGTGGTGGAGAACCTTGCACCCCTCTGCGTCAACCCGGCGCggcaggtcgtcgtcgagatcgaAGAGCTGGCTCGTGGTGCGGTCCTCTCGTGGGATTTCCGAGTGCTGAGCACCGAGGCATCCAAGCAGGGGGGGCAAGCCGTCGTGCACACGACGGGCAAGATCAACTTTTgcgctgccgacgatgtCACGGTAAAACTCGAGATTGCGCGGCTCGAGCGGCTCGTGAGTCACCGACGCTACGAGGAAATGATGCAcagcggcgacgtcgatgaGATTCTCTCGCACCGGAACCTGTACGGAATCTTCTCCGACACTGTCGAGTACTCCGATGAGTACCGTGGGCTCCAGAAGCTCGTCTGCCAGGGGAACCAGTCGGCAGGATACGTGACGAGGAACAGATGTCCGTCGGGCGTGGACGATGCCTTCTCGACCGAGGCAATCTGTCAGGTCGGAGGCATATGGGTGAACTGCATGACGGGCCAAGCGGCAGAGGACATGTTCCTCGCCAACGGCATCGAGCGCTGGATCCGCTCGCCGACCCCCCCGACGAGCAATGGGAAGCCCGAGATGACGGTGCACGTGCTGGCGACTCATCATCAGCTGTCCGAGAAGGGTTTCATGACCGACATTTTCATCTACGATGCGGAGACCAAGTCCTTGGTCGAGGCCATTCTCGGCATCAGCTTCGTCAAGGTCGCCAGGGCCACGATGCGCAAACTTCTTGCCCGACTCACTCCGGGCGTCGTTTCCAACCGGCCCGAACACGCCCCATGCTCATCCCTGGCAGCGATCGCCGAGGTGGACTCGCAAGCAGCCGTCGAGAGCGCGGCGCaaccgtcaccgtcggcccgGCCCGCGTCCTCTCCCCGTGCGGCCAAACAGTCGACGGCCAGACCGGACGTCGGTCCAAAGGTCAAGGCGATCCTGGCCGATCTTTCGGGCCTGGAACTGCACGAAATCAGGGACGACAGTGGGCTTGCCGACTTGGGCATCGACTCGCTCATGGGAATGGAGATGGCGCACGAGATCGAGGCGGCGTTCAAAATCACGCTGCCCGAGACGGAGCTGATGGAGGTGATGGACATGCCCAGCCTCATCAGCTGTGTCAAGCGGGCGTTGGGTGCGGCCGCTGGTTCCTCGGAGGACACCGTTTCGTTGGCATCGTCGGAGGAGGCCGAGTCCAGCGACGACAGGTCCGACGACCACAGCTCCGTGGTTTCGTCGGACAATCATACCGAAATCTCGACGCCGCAACAGGAATCGGATTCGGAATATGGCGAGTTGAAACTCTCCTTGGACGTCGTCATGGAGGCGTTCAACGAGACCAAGGCGCTGACCGACGAACGCATCGTCGAGTACGGCCAGACCGGCTACGTCGACACGGTCATGCCTCTTCAGACGAAAATGTGCATCGCCCTCACGCTCGAGGCTCTGGAAGAGCTGGGCGTTCCCCTGCGCGACGCGGAAGCGGGCCAAAAGTTCCCACGCATCTCCCACGCGAGCGAACACGGCCGTCTGGTCGAGTACCTCTACCATATgttggacgaggaggcccaGTTGatcatcgtcgacgaaaATGTCATCACGAGAACGGCCGTGTCCTATCCTCCTCAGTCCAGCAAGGAGGTGCTCGAGGAACTTCTGGAGCGGTTCCCGGACCAGGACACGGCGAACAAGCTCACGTTCTACACCGGCTCTCACCTGGCACAGGTTCTGCGCGGAAAAACAGACGGCATCAAGCTGGTGTTCGGAAACGCCCACGGACGCGAGCTGGTGTCGGGCTTGTACGGCGAATGGCCTCTCAACCGCATGTTCTACAAGCAGATGGAGGACTTTCTGGGCCGTCTCGCCGCGAGGCTCAATGGGGCCGACGGGCCGCTCAAGATCCTCGAGATGGGAGCCGGTACGGGCGGCACGACGCGCTGGCTCGTCCCTCTGCTGGCCAGCCTCGAGGTGCCAGTCGAGTACACGTTCACGGACCTCGCGCCGTCGTTTGTGGCCGCGGCGCGGAAGAAGTTTGGCAAATCGTACCCGTTCATGAAGTTCAGGACGCACGACATAGAAAAGGCACCGGAGCGTGATCTCGAGGGAACGCAgcacgtcgtcatcgccagcAACGCCGTGCACGCCACGCACAGTCTACGCGGTTCGGCGGGCAACATGCACAAGCTGCTGCGCCCGGACGGCTTCCTCCTCATGCTCGAGATGACGGACAGGATGTACTGGGTCGATCTCATCTTTGGCCTGTTCGAAGGCTGGTGGttcttcgacgacggccggacGCATGCCGTGGCCGGCCAGGAGAGATGGCGTGAGGACCTGCAGTCGGTAGGGTACGGACAGGTGGATTGGACAGACGGCCAGAGGGCAGAGAACAGGGTCGAGAAGTTGATCATTGCCATGGCATCCGGCCCAAGGTGGGAGAGCATTCCAACCCCCTCGGACCGGCCACGTCTCTCCGCTGACCTCGCCGCGCGGCAAGCCGTCGTTGACAGGTACGTTCGACAGCTCACCGACGggttcgccgacgccctgaTGGGGGGCGCGTCGGGGGGTTCCCCGGACCGCGACAAGGGCGGCATGTGCGTGGTCGTGACGGGGGCGACGGGGAGCCTGGGCTCGCACATTGTCGCCAATCTCGCCGGCCGCTCCGACGTTGCTCGCATCATCTGCCTCAACCGGCGCGGGAAGCTGGACCCCCGGGAGCGGCAGATGCGGTCGCTGGCGCAGAAGGGCATCGTTCTGGGCCGGCAAGGGCTCGAAAAGTTGCGCGTGCTGGAGACGGACATGTCCGAGGCCAACCTGGGACTGACGGGTGCCGACTACGATGCCGTCGTGAGCGATGCCACGCACATCATCCACAACGCGTGGCTCATGAACGCCAAGTGGCCCCTCAAGCGGTTCGAGCCGCAGCTGCGGATGATGGGCCGCCTGCTGGAGG
- a CDS encoding Protein DSF2, with amino-acid sequence MGFRDKLKKKGKQVEGAAQGSDAWGPARDDHRDDHYDDHYDGHHEDHHDGHHGGHDDDRRDDHHDDFASPRSDARSRRDVPAYTDDDCPPSTPPRGRARTPDLGFDFFRTLTDDELPREPEVLTPSLARRLAEQLHLAHRPPVSQRVPSYLPEIVTPDRTHESQRALHESQRAIHSQWERRAILLADKNRRASKQMAARIARPDEKLRRASRNRRSSSSAGRLLQVDAVIQDAIAYHEEGQYQEATAIFARLADPDGANNPLSQVLYGLALRHGWGCEADPEAALYYLSAGASNAAAVEETALRAGIESGGAGKGELVLAIFELANSFRHGWGLPRDAFAAKQYYETAANLGDVDAMNEVAWCYLEGFGCDKNRFVAAKYYRMAESAGSQTMGNSWIWKKKYNPAGDDGDNAKKQE; translated from the coding sequence ATGGGCTTCCGAGACAAGTTGAAGAAAAAGGGAAAGCAGGTCGAGGGTGCGGCCCAGGGCAGCGACGCTTGGGGGCCGGCTCGCGACGACCATCGCGACGACCATTACGACGACCATTACGATGGCCATCACGAAGACCATCACGATGGCCAtcacggcggccatgatgacgacCGTCGCGACGACCATCACGACGACTTCGCGTCGCCACGCTCCGACGCGCGCTCCCGGCGGGACGTGCCGGCCtacaccgacgacgactgccctccctcgacgccgccgcgtgGCCGCGCGCGCACTCCCGACCTTGGCTTTGATTTCTTCCGCACgctgacggacgacgagttGCCGCGAGAGCCCGAGGTGCtgacgccgtcgttggcccgtcgcctcgccgagcagctgcacCTCGCCCATCGCCCTCCCGTCTCGCAGAGGGTGCCGTCCTATCTCCCCGAGATCGTCACCCCGGACCGCACGCACGAGAGCCAGCGCGCCCTCCACGAGAGCCAGCGCGCCATCCACTCGCAGTGGGAGAGGCGCGCCATCCTGTTGGCCGATAAGAACCGGCGCGCGAGCAAGCAGATGGCGGCCAGGATCGCCCGCCCCGACGAGAAGCTGAGGCGCGCGAGCCGGAACCGTCGctccagctcctcggccggccgcctgctgcaggtcgacgccgtcatccaGGACGCCATCGCCTATCACGAGGAGGGCCAGTACcaggaggcgacggccatcttCGCCCGCCTTGCCGaccccgacggcgccaacaACCCCCTGAGCCAGGTCCTCTACGGCCTCGCCCTGCGCCACGGCTGGGGCTGCGAGGCGGACCCCGAGGCGGCCCTCTACTACCTGTCGGCCGGCGCctccaacgccgccgccgtcgaggagacggccctccgcgccggcatcgagagcggcggcgccggcaagggcgagcTGGTCCTGGCCATCTTCGAGCTGGCCAACAGCTTCCGTCACGGCTGGGGCCTGCCCCGCGACGCCTTTGCCGCGAAGCAGTACTacgagacggcggccaatctcggcgacgtcgacgccatgaACGAGGTCGCCTGGTGCTACCTCGAGGGTTTCGGATGCGACAAGAaccgcttcgtcgccgcaAAGTACTACCGCATGGCCGAGTCGGCCGGCAGCCAGACGATGGGTAACTCTTGGATCTGGAAGAAAAAGTACAAcccggccggcgacgacggcgacaacgcCAAGAAGCAGGAGTGA